One region of Natronorubrum aibiense genomic DNA includes:
- a CDS encoding mandelate racemase/muconate lactonizing enzyme family protein: MGVDYTRLRDPNAEYTMRDLSAETMNVTRERGNGRDVEITDVQTTMVDGNFPWTLVRIYTDAGIVGTGEAYWGAGAPELIERVTPFLQGENPLDIDRLTEHLVQKMSGEGSIGGVTVTAISGVEVALHDLAGKILELPAYQLMGGKYRDEVRVYCDCHTEEEADPIACADEAERVVEELGYDALKFDLDVPSGHEKDRANRHLRAPEIEHKASIVEAVTERVGSRADVAFDCHWTFSGGSAKRLAKRLEEYDVWWLEDPVPPENHDVQREVTQSTSTPIAAGENVYRKHGQRRLLEEQAVDIVAPDMPKVGGMRETAKIADLADMYYVPVAMHNVASPVATMASAHVGAAVSNTLAVEYHSYELGWWEDLVEEDVIEDGYIEIPEKPGLGVTLDMDAIAEHMVDGEELFDEA; the protein is encoded by the coding sequence ATGGGAGTCGATTACACGCGGCTGCGCGACCCGAACGCGGAGTACACGATGCGAGATCTCTCCGCGGAGACGATGAACGTCACGCGCGAGCGCGGGAATGGCCGCGACGTCGAGATCACGGACGTCCAGACGACGATGGTTGACGGGAACTTCCCGTGGACCCTCGTACGGATTTACACGGACGCCGGGATCGTCGGCACCGGCGAGGCCTACTGGGGCGCGGGCGCGCCCGAACTCATCGAGCGAGTGACGCCGTTCCTGCAGGGCGAAAATCCGCTGGACATCGACCGCCTTACCGAACACCTCGTCCAGAAGATGTCCGGCGAGGGCTCGATTGGCGGCGTCACCGTCACCGCGATCTCGGGCGTCGAAGTCGCGCTCCACGATCTGGCGGGCAAGATCCTCGAGCTACCCGCGTATCAATTGATGGGCGGGAAGTACCGCGACGAAGTGCGCGTCTACTGTGACTGTCACACCGAGGAAGAGGCCGACCCGATCGCGTGTGCCGACGAGGCCGAACGCGTCGTGGAGGAACTCGGCTACGACGCGCTGAAGTTCGATCTCGACGTCCCCTCGGGCCACGAGAAAGACCGCGCGAATCGCCATCTCCGCGCGCCGGAGATCGAACACAAAGCCTCGATCGTCGAGGCAGTCACCGAACGCGTCGGCTCGCGTGCCGACGTCGCCTTCGACTGTCACTGGACGTTCTCGGGTGGCAGCGCGAAACGCCTCGCGAAACGCTTGGAAGAGTACGACGTCTGGTGGCTCGAGGACCCGGTGCCGCCGGAGAACCACGATGTCCAGCGGGAAGTCACCCAGTCAACGAGCACCCCGATCGCCGCCGGCGAGAACGTCTATCGGAAACACGGCCAGCGCCGGCTGCTCGAGGAGCAGGCCGTCGACATCGTCGCTCCGGACATGCCGAAAGTCGGCGGCATGCGCGAAACGGCCAAAATAGCAGATCTCGCGGACATGTACTACGTCCCCGTCGCGATGCACAACGTCGCCTCGCCCGTCGCAACGATGGCCAGCGCTCACGTCGGCGCGGCGGTGTCGAACACGCTCGCCGTCGAGTACCACTCCTACGAACTCGGCTGGTGGGAGGACCTCGTCGAAGAGGACGTCATCGAGGACGGCTACATCGAAATTCCCGAGAAACCGGGTCTGGGAGTCACGCTCGACATGGACGCCATCGCCGAGCACATGGTCGACGGTGAGGAGTTGTTCGATGAAGCGTGA
- a CDS encoding bifunctional 4-hydroxy-2-oxoglutarate aldolase/2-dehydro-3-deoxy-phosphogluconate aldolase, translating into MTDARSLRDRIVESGVIAVLRGVDEDDIVPVARAIHDGGVAALEVTADGKRSSEKIAAIDRELADTDAIVGAGTVLDAATAQSVIDAGAEFVVSPHTDADIVRTCNRHGVLCAAGVMTPTEAVTAMDAGADVLKLFPASSMGPGHIGALRGPLGDVDVIPTGGISRENAADYLEAGAVAVGAGGAIVDDDAIAAGDMEQVRETAAAFVDAVEDARSE; encoded by the coding sequence ATGACTGACGCACGCAGTCTCAGAGATCGGATCGTCGAGAGTGGCGTCATCGCTGTCCTCCGTGGCGTCGACGAGGACGATATCGTGCCGGTCGCGCGGGCAATTCACGACGGCGGCGTCGCCGCACTCGAGGTGACGGCCGACGGGAAACGCTCGAGCGAGAAGATCGCGGCTATCGACAGGGAACTCGCCGACACCGACGCCATCGTCGGTGCCGGGACGGTCCTCGACGCCGCAACCGCACAGTCAGTGATCGACGCGGGCGCGGAGTTCGTCGTTTCACCACACACCGACGCCGACATCGTCCGCACCTGTAACCGACACGGCGTGCTCTGTGCGGCAGGCGTCATGACGCCGACGGAGGCCGTGACCGCGATGGACGCCGGCGCGGACGTGCTCAAACTGTTCCCCGCCTCGTCGATGGGGCCGGGACACATTGGCGCGCTTCGGGGGCCGCTCGGCGACGTCGACGTCATTCCGACCGGTGGCATCTCGCGTGAGAACGCCGCTGACTACCTCGAGGCCGGCGCTGTCGCCGTCGGCGCGGGCGGTGCGATCGTCGACGACGACGCCATCGCTGCCGGCGATATGGAGCAGGTCCGGGAGACGGCTGCCGCGTTCGTCGACGCCGTCGAAGACGCGCGCAGCGAGTGA